One window of the Epinephelus moara isolate mb chromosome 24, YSFRI_EMoa_1.0, whole genome shotgun sequence genome contains the following:
- the LOC126385882 gene encoding zinc finger protein 385A-like isoform X2, producing MILGSVNRPGPVPAFLRSPSVIPTPLDMKPFLQFPLESPHPATIGLFHNFNTMDPVQKAVMTHTFGPPMVKTKRPIISCNVCQIRFNSESQAEAHYKGNRHARRVKGIETSKTARLQDGDKQHPPPTASPSPPGPSPSSPEPDPNKQDDTQSCPNSNKSPLTPSRLPTPTLSSADAECPLLPSVSTPLPSSPSPTAALSTPPADPAATGLPDTPSPAPSPSSGESEEEKAKKLLYCSLCKVAVNSLSQLEAHNKGTKHKTILEARSGLGPIKAYPRLGPKPSPEQGGELSSDPNTQERTFHCEICNVRVNSELQLKQHISSRRHRDGVAGKPNPLLSRHKKRTDFMELPKTLGAGLLPNPLAVAAAMAAAASSNQLALRAPCPTSHPHPHHHLLQGTPLSLLRPAPGPIRTTHGPILFTPY from the exons GAAGTGTAAACCGACCGGGGCCGGTCCCTGCCTTCCTCAGGAGCCCATCTGTCATCCCAACCCCGCTGGACATGAAGCCCTTCCTCCAGTTTCCCCTGGAGTCGCCTCACCCAGCCACCATCGGCCTCTTCCACAACTTTAACACG ATGGACCCTGTCCAGAAGGCTGTGATGACGCACACCTTTGGTCCACCTATGGTGAAGACAAAGCGGCCAATCATCTCCTGCAATGTCTGTCAAATACGCTTCAACTCAGAG AGCCAGGCAGAGGCCCACTACAAGGGGAACCGTCATGCTCGCAGGGTGAAGGGGATCGAGACATCCAAGACAGCTCGTctccaagatggcgacaagcAGCACCCTCCCCCTACTGCTTCGCCCTCCCCACCAGGCCCCTCGCCATCTAGCCCTGAGCCTGATCCTAATAAGCAGG atgacacccaATCCTGTCCCAACTCTAACAAATCACCTTTGACCCCTAGCCGCCTTCCAACACCCACACTGAGCTCTGCAGATGCAGAGTGCCCCCTCTTGCCTTCTGTTAGCACACCTTTGCCATCCTCTCCCTCCCCCACTGCGGCCCTCAGTACCCCTCCTGCAGATCCAGCAGCCACTGGTCTTCCTGACACCCCGTCCCCGGCACCCAGCCCTTCTTCAGGAGAGTCAGAGGAAGAGAAAGCCAAGAAGCTTCTCTACTGTTCCCTGTGCAAAGTAGCAGTTAATTCCCTCTCACAACTGGAGGCACATAACAAAG GTACCAAACACAAAACCATTCTGGAGGCTAGAAGTGGACTGGGACCCATTAAAGCATACCCACGTCTGGGTCCTAAACCCAGCCCAGAGCAGGGAGGGGAGCTGTCTTCTGACCCCAACACTCAGGAACGCACCTTCCACTGTGAGATCTGCAACGTCAGAGTCAactctgagctgcagctgaaacAG cATATATCTAGCCGTAGGCATCGGGATGGCGTTGCGGGAAAACCCAATCCTCTTCTTAGTCGGCACAAGAAGCGCACAGACTTCATG GAACTTCCAAAAACTCTGGGAGCTGGACTTTTACCAAATCCTctggctgttgccgcagcaatGGCTGCCGCAGCCTCCTCCAATCAGCTGGCATTACGTGCTCCTTGCCCGACCTCCCACCCTCAtccccatcaccacctcctACAGGGAACACCCCTCAGCCTGCTGAGGCCCGCCCCAGGCCCCATCCGCACCACACACGGGCCGATCCTCTTCACTCCTTACTGA
- the LOC126385882 gene encoding zinc finger protein 385A-like isoform X1, translated as MWGSGSVNRPGPVPAFLRSPSVIPTPLDMKPFLQFPLESPHPATIGLFHNFNTMDPVQKAVMTHTFGPPMVKTKRPIISCNVCQIRFNSESQAEAHYKGNRHARRVKGIETSKTARLQDGDKQHPPPTASPSPPGPSPSSPEPDPNKQDDTQSCPNSNKSPLTPSRLPTPTLSSADAECPLLPSVSTPLPSSPSPTAALSTPPADPAATGLPDTPSPAPSPSSGESEEEKAKKLLYCSLCKVAVNSLSQLEAHNKGTKHKTILEARSGLGPIKAYPRLGPKPSPEQGGELSSDPNTQERTFHCEICNVRVNSELQLKQHISSRRHRDGVAGKPNPLLSRHKKRTDFMELPKTLGAGLLPNPLAVAAAMAAAASSNQLALRAPCPTSHPHPHHHLLQGTPLSLLRPAPGPIRTTHGPILFTPY; from the exons GAAGTGTAAACCGACCGGGGCCGGTCCCTGCCTTCCTCAGGAGCCCATCTGTCATCCCAACCCCGCTGGACATGAAGCCCTTCCTCCAGTTTCCCCTGGAGTCGCCTCACCCAGCCACCATCGGCCTCTTCCACAACTTTAACACG ATGGACCCTGTCCAGAAGGCTGTGATGACGCACACCTTTGGTCCACCTATGGTGAAGACAAAGCGGCCAATCATCTCCTGCAATGTCTGTCAAATACGCTTCAACTCAGAG AGCCAGGCAGAGGCCCACTACAAGGGGAACCGTCATGCTCGCAGGGTGAAGGGGATCGAGACATCCAAGACAGCTCGTctccaagatggcgacaagcAGCACCCTCCCCCTACTGCTTCGCCCTCCCCACCAGGCCCCTCGCCATCTAGCCCTGAGCCTGATCCTAATAAGCAGG atgacacccaATCCTGTCCCAACTCTAACAAATCACCTTTGACCCCTAGCCGCCTTCCAACACCCACACTGAGCTCTGCAGATGCAGAGTGCCCCCTCTTGCCTTCTGTTAGCACACCTTTGCCATCCTCTCCCTCCCCCACTGCGGCCCTCAGTACCCCTCCTGCAGATCCAGCAGCCACTGGTCTTCCTGACACCCCGTCCCCGGCACCCAGCCCTTCTTCAGGAGAGTCAGAGGAAGAGAAAGCCAAGAAGCTTCTCTACTGTTCCCTGTGCAAAGTAGCAGTTAATTCCCTCTCACAACTGGAGGCACATAACAAAG GTACCAAACACAAAACCATTCTGGAGGCTAGAAGTGGACTGGGACCCATTAAAGCATACCCACGTCTGGGTCCTAAACCCAGCCCAGAGCAGGGAGGGGAGCTGTCTTCTGACCCCAACACTCAGGAACGCACCTTCCACTGTGAGATCTGCAACGTCAGAGTCAactctgagctgcagctgaaacAG cATATATCTAGCCGTAGGCATCGGGATGGCGTTGCGGGAAAACCCAATCCTCTTCTTAGTCGGCACAAGAAGCGCACAGACTTCATG GAACTTCCAAAAACTCTGGGAGCTGGACTTTTACCAAATCCTctggctgttgccgcagcaatGGCTGCCGCAGCCTCCTCCAATCAGCTGGCATTACGTGCTCCTTGCCCGACCTCCCACCCTCAtccccatcaccacctcctACAGGGAACACCCCTCAGCCTGCTGAGGCCCGCCCCAGGCCCCATCCGCACCACACACGGGCCGATCCTCTTCACTCCTTACTGA
- the LOC126385883 gene encoding G-protein coupled receptor 84-like isoform X2: MTILAFALDPRLRTRFNVLIVNLAVADLLYCTILQPISVDNYLHLRWRSGQLWCSIFGLLLFLSNSVSIITLCLVAVSRYLLVAKRAVFDRVFSKRGLNLLLISAWALGLASFGPLWPVYTFVRQVCTCSFHRTRGRPYTTILLFFYFFIGLGCVGAFYLLIYRRVQIASKALLRYRLSRRSSRKKPASSAQGTDDSGVESGMAKTCSCEVSSQADPVQSTDESTCEKSSKSAQGSAMALNSSATKSPSVTTSTSPSSPPAPTTAAQSSHSATSGEDDEFKRVTRMCFTVFLCFVFCFVPFLLLNIADKHNRAPQVLHMFCANLTWLNSCINPILYAVMNRQFRQAYHVLLTRAAAPFTCLWTWR, translated from the coding sequence ATGACCATTCTAGCCTTCGCCTTAGACCCACGTCTGAGGACTCGCTTCAATGTGCTCATCGTCAACCTGGCTGTGGCTGATCTCCTGTACTGCACCATACTGCAGCCCATATCAGTTGACAACTATCTACACCTGAGATGGCGCAGTGGTCAGCTCTGGTGCAGCATCTTCGgcctgctcctcttcctctcaaacTCTGTCTCCATTATCACCCTGTGTCTGGTAGCAGTGAGCCGATATCTCCTGGTGGCAAAAAGGGCTGTGTTTGACCGTGTCTTCTCCAAGCGTGGTCTAAATTTACTCCTGATCTCAGCGTGGGCACTGGGCCTGGCCAGCTTTGGACCACTCTGGCCTGTTTACACGTTTGTGCGACAGGTGTGCACATGCAGCTTCCACAGGACCAGGGGTCGTCCCTACACCACCATTCtgctttttttctacttttttatCGGCCTGGGCTGTGTTGGCGCATTCTACCTTCTTATATACAGACGTGTCCAGATTGCCTCAAAAGCTCTGCTCCGCTACAGGCTCAGCCGTCGATCCTCCAGAAAGAAACCAGCTTCTTCAGCTCAAGGGACAGATGACAGCGGTGTAGAGAGTGGCATGGCAAAGACATGTAGCTGTGAGGTGAGCAGCCAAGCAGATCCAGTCCAAAGTACAGACGAGAGCACCTGTGAAAAATCCTCCAAATCTGCCCAGGGCTCTGCCATGGCTTTAAATTCATCAGCAACCAAGTCTCCCTCTGTTACCACCTCAACGTCACCTTCATCCCCACCTGCTCCAACTACTGCAGCACAGTCCTCCCACTCAGCAACTTCAGGAGAGGATGACGAATTTAAGCGTGTGACACGCATGTGCTTCactgttttcctgtgtttcGTGTTCTGCTTCGTCCCCTTCCTGCTGCTCAACATAGCCGACAAACATAACCGCGCCCCACAGGTACTGCACATGTTCTGTGCAAACCTCACCTGGCTCAACAGCTGCATCAATCCCATACTCTATGCTGTCATGAACCGACAGTTTCGACAGGCCTACCATGTGCTGCTCACCAGGGCTGCTGCACCATTCACCTGCCTCTGGACTTGGCGTTAG
- the LOC126385883 gene encoding G-protein coupled receptor 84-like isoform X1, with product MLMNHTNQTDDDVFSCYSPSVVGYRYFAVLWGCAVTITGTIGNLMTILAFALDPRLRTRFNVLIVNLAVADLLYCTILQPISVDNYLHLRWRSGQLWCSIFGLLLFLSNSVSIITLCLVAVSRYLLVAKRAVFDRVFSKRGLNLLLISAWALGLASFGPLWPVYTFVRQVCTCSFHRTRGRPYTTILLFFYFFIGLGCVGAFYLLIYRRVQIASKALLRYRLSRRSSRKKPASSAQGTDDSGVESGMAKTCSCEVSSQADPVQSTDESTCEKSSKSAQGSAMALNSSATKSPSVTTSTSPSSPPAPTTAAQSSHSATSGEDDEFKRVTRMCFTVFLCFVFCFVPFLLLNIADKHNRAPQVLHMFCANLTWLNSCINPILYAVMNRQFRQAYHVLLTRAAAPFTCLWTWR from the coding sequence ATGCTGATGAACCACACAAACCAAACAGACGATGACGTCTTTTCCTGCTACAGTCCTTCAGTCGTCGGCTACCGGTACTTTGCTGTGCTGTGGGGATGTGCTGTCACCATCACTGGTACGATTGGGAACCTGATGACCATTCTAGCCTTCGCCTTAGACCCACGTCTGAGGACTCGCTTCAATGTGCTCATCGTCAACCTGGCTGTGGCTGATCTCCTGTACTGCACCATACTGCAGCCCATATCAGTTGACAACTATCTACACCTGAGATGGCGCAGTGGTCAGCTCTGGTGCAGCATCTTCGgcctgctcctcttcctctcaaacTCTGTCTCCATTATCACCCTGTGTCTGGTAGCAGTGAGCCGATATCTCCTGGTGGCAAAAAGGGCTGTGTTTGACCGTGTCTTCTCCAAGCGTGGTCTAAATTTACTCCTGATCTCAGCGTGGGCACTGGGCCTGGCCAGCTTTGGACCACTCTGGCCTGTTTACACGTTTGTGCGACAGGTGTGCACATGCAGCTTCCACAGGACCAGGGGTCGTCCCTACACCACCATTCtgctttttttctacttttttatCGGCCTGGGCTGTGTTGGCGCATTCTACCTTCTTATATACAGACGTGTCCAGATTGCCTCAAAAGCTCTGCTCCGCTACAGGCTCAGCCGTCGATCCTCCAGAAAGAAACCAGCTTCTTCAGCTCAAGGGACAGATGACAGCGGTGTAGAGAGTGGCATGGCAAAGACATGTAGCTGTGAGGTGAGCAGCCAAGCAGATCCAGTCCAAAGTACAGACGAGAGCACCTGTGAAAAATCCTCCAAATCTGCCCAGGGCTCTGCCATGGCTTTAAATTCATCAGCAACCAAGTCTCCCTCTGTTACCACCTCAACGTCACCTTCATCCCCACCTGCTCCAACTACTGCAGCACAGTCCTCCCACTCAGCAACTTCAGGAGAGGATGACGAATTTAAGCGTGTGACACGCATGTGCTTCactgttttcctgtgtttcGTGTTCTGCTTCGTCCCCTTCCTGCTGCTCAACATAGCCGACAAACATAACCGCGCCCCACAGGTACTGCACATGTTCTGTGCAAACCTCACCTGGCTCAACAGCTGCATCAATCCCATACTCTATGCTGTCATGAACCGACAGTTTCGACAGGCCTACCATGTGCTGCTCACCAGGGCTGCTGCACCATTCACCTGCCTCTGGACTTGGCGTTAG